tagctagcTCCCGGCACCTTTACATTAGGGTAAGGGCACATGAGATAAAATGTATCACTTTAACCACTGTGAAATTCACAGTTCTGTGGTGTTAAGTGCATTTATGTTGCTGTGTGATCATTACCATTCCacatctccagaacattttcattgtccCCAGTGAAAATTTTGTCATTAAATAATTActccctgtctctcccttcccctagcccctggccttcaccattccactctctgtctttataaatttgaTGATGCTGGGTACTTCATAAAAGTGAattcatacaatatttgtccttttgtgacttgCTTATTCCACTTCATgcaatgtcttcaaggttcatcatCCATGTTGCAACATGTGccaattgtttttcttcttcaaaattgagtaatattccactgtatgtacataccacattttgattattgattcatGCATGGAAGGACACTTTAGGTTCTTCTGcctttggctattgtaaataatgctgctaggaaAATGGGTATGCAAATATGGTTAAGTGtctgcttttattcttttaagtacACATTCAGAAGTGTAATTGTTGGATCATATATTAATTCTATGCctaattttttaaggaataacTATAAAGACAGTCCTAGATGTATGATTAattgactattttttaattttaataattaaaatttattggaCGTAACTTCATTGTAATTCAAGGAGTATCTGGACTTAAGATGATTTGACTTATGAtctttttgactttatgatgagtttattagagtATTAAATGCAGTATTGACTTACAATACTTTCAACTTATGATATGTTTACCAGcacataaccccattgtaagttaaGAAGCATCTGTACCAATTGCCACAATGGCTGTACCTTTTCACATTGCCACCAATAATGCACAAGGTTAAtaatttcttcactttcttctcaAGCATATTTAGcttatttgctaaaatatttcctaatgaATGCCAaatgtggttttggtttgcagtTCCCCAATGGTTACTGATGttgagttcttttctttttttaaaatttatttgtatttaaatagatttagggggtacagaTTTTTTGTTACATGCTGAATTGCATGGTgaagaagtctaggcttttaatatactcatcacctgaatagtgtacgtTGTGCCAATAGCTAATTTTTCATCATGCACCCTTCTTTCAACTtcctcttctgagtctccagtgtcaattaagtcactctgtatgaccatgcatacccattgcttagctcccacttgtaagtgagaaaatgcagaatatgagttctttattattttttttttattccaggatattatgaaggtacaaacaatttggttacattttatgtctttgcctcacccaagtgaggattagaggcatgcccttcccctctacaatgctcacttcATCCATTAGTTGTAAGTTTACCTGCCCCCaaacccctaatccctggagaatatgaCTACTGTGAGAgtaccatagtgttgatcagttagtgccaatttgatggcgagtacatgtggagcatATTCTTACAATCTTGTTatacctcacttcggataatgggctcaagctcaattcaggaaaatataagaggtgctagattactGCTGTTTCTTATAattaagtaatatttcattgtataaatgtaccaaagtttaataatccactcacaaattgatggacacttgggttgtttccacgtctttgcaatagtgaattatgctgccataaacattcacgGGCAGATGTCTTTATCATAGAATGTTTTTGGCTCTTTTGGGtggatgcctaatagtgctattgctggattgaatggtatttatatttttagatctttgagatatctccaaattcttttccacagtggttgcactaatttgcagtcccaccagcagcgtaagAGTgctcccatctctccacatcctctccagcatttgatgttttgggatttttttgatagaggccagtctctctggggttaggtgatatctcattgtggtttttatttgcatttctctaatgattagagatgttgagcattttttatatgtttgctggacattattttgtcttcttttgaaaagtttctgttcatttcatttGCCTAATTATTAATGggatgttttatttcctttcatgtgCTGATTATCCACTTGGatatcttctttggataaatgcctATTCCAGTACTTTATCATGTTTCAGTTAAGTGTTTAATTCTTTTGTTCAGTTTAACAAACTgaacatttttcattaatttgtgtcttctttaattgcTCTTATCAATATTTAGTCATTTTCAATGTAAAATCCCTTTACTGTCTTGGTTAAGTTTATCCCtaaacattttattcctttttgatgCTATCGTAAATAAAGTTGTTTTCACAGTCTTCTTTTCAAATGGTTTGTTGTTAGTGTAAGGAAATGAAACTGTTTTTTGTGGTTgctattgattttgtttcctccaattttcccagttttatttattatctctaaCAGAAATTTGTGCTTAGAATAGTAAAATTTTCTGGATATATTATTGTGACACatgcaaatataaataacttCACTTATTCCTTTTAAATTAGAATAGCCTTTATATCTTTTCTTGTATAATTGCTTTAGCTAAACTTCCAATAATATGTGGAAAAAAGTAGTGAAAGTGAAAATCTCTGTCTTGACCAAATCTTACATGAAAaaatttgtctttcattattGAGTATGATGTGGCTGTGAGTTAAATCcttaattttgacataatttttatattgctttaacGTTTTATTCAAGTAATGAATAGACAAGTCAATAGACCACAGAGTAAAATCTTAATCTCATGACCAAATCTTCTTGAACCCAAAAGCTATgagttcaaattattttatcagtttttccctgtattttcccATGTATTTTTGAACACATTGTTATCATCTAGTGCTTGATTTCTATATCCCAAATACTATTCATTGACACATGACTAGGGCCACTGTCCATGGCAGCATGGCCCCTCCCCACATCACAATCTCCACACTCTTTACCCTTCTCCCATTATCTCAACACAGTTACATTCCACTGTAGGTCTATGGGAGGGGTGAACAGCAtcctttcattttctagaatttatttataaaatagtaacatattaattattgtaaaacctgattttattaatatacatacataatttttctccttattaataatattatttctttcaagaaGATTTCAGAATTTTGTCTTTGTATGTGataatgacagtttttaaaaaatatttttaagaaaacttagaatgttcatgaaaatattttttcagtaaaatatttcatgtttattttttgtacttaTTGCGTGCTGTTTGGATATGGTAGTTTATATATTTCagttctgaaaaaatattttttacaacacaaattgcattattattttcctatataCCTTTCTAGAAATTCCCATAAACATATATTGGTTCTTCTGTATTAATTCTCTAATTTTCCTATCATTTCTGAATGTCAACATTTTCATGGTGTTGtgtccattttattttccttctaatagattttcccttttgtgttttgaaattttaatttaatattttatcaattattatatttttaatctccaaGAGTCCTTTATTGTTACCTGTCATTCCTTTTATAAAGCTAATGATATTCATTTTGTGGTTCTCATAGCATCtcatttttctgtgaaaatatgaattattaattcAAGAAAACCATTGTCTAtgcatttttctgatcattttaactcggtgtacatatgtgtatgagtgtgtgtgagtgtgcatgtttgtgtgtgtgtatttgtgtatgcaCACTGTGTGGACCTTACTCTTTGAtgtcatattttcttaaaagtctgATGATCTTTGACTCTAGAATTGTATTTAAGAGTAAAACATTATAGCCCTTTTAGGTATACTGTGCACAATTGTCCACTGATATCTTTTATCTGGAGTTGAATTCTCCTACTGGCCTCTATCCAGAAGGCTCTCAGCATgctatttcccttttctctattaGGAGACTTACCATTTCTCTATCCACATTACTTCTTCTGAAGGATCCAGAAGGCAATGTATGATGTTATCTAAGAATGAGAGAGGCAAAGAGACAGGGTGCACATCCTATTTGGGGAGAGCTTGAGCAGAGACATGGAAGCTAAAATGAACAATGCATTGATACACACCTATTCAGGTAAAGGGTCTGCTTTAACtagaatattctgaaattgagtgaggaggtaaaagaaaatggattGTGGTGAACACTGAAAATTAAGAGTACGAATTAATAGGACTTTGTGTAAGAGGTCCTTGGCAATAAGGATTcacacaaaatttcaaaatataagaatCAAATGATACCCAACTTGAAGGAAGTTTAACTTGGCATTATTGTGCAAAGACCACTTAAAAAGCgaatatatttccttaaaatgagTGATCGGCTTCTGTAGTTTTAGAGGAAAGTCTTAAAGAGTAACTATGGAAGAGAAATTCTCTCTTAAGGGTAATGTTAATTTATTCACAATATGGATCTATAAAGTGTAATTTTACATTGACtttctatgcatattttttgAGTATAACATCAGATGTGGATGATGTGTGATTTTGTGTCAATAATTAAAGTGTTCATATCCTACTGAAGTTgtaatagaaatgttttattcttataaatttacatatttatttaaaaatttggtcACAGATATTTGTCTTATCAAATATAAATCACtgaacaagaaagaaatattgtatttttaaaaataggtaagatAGGTTCTACACTTAAGagctataaaattttatgaataattcaCAGTCccaaataagaaatttttaaaacttggctTTACATTCTATAATGTAGCCCCTCTTATTCACTGTTTTGCTTTCCATGTATTTGGTTACCTCTGATCAACTATGAcctgaaaatattacataaaaaattcCAGCAATGAgtaatttatatgttttaaattggCTTTAGGTGGTAGCTTAAGGCTACAGCACAATGTCTACTTTATTTAACTGACTTTATTTCATCATGTAGGgattttattatctctcataATCATGAGAAAAGAAGGGTGAGTATAGTACAATTacatattttgagagagagagagaaagagagagaccacattcacataaattttataacagtttattgttttaattactctagtttactattaattattattaatctcTTATAATGCCAAATTTATAGATTCAGCTTtatcatgtatgtatgtataggaataCGTAGGCACAGGAAAAAACAGTGTATGTGGAGTTCAGTCCTATCTCCAGTTTCAGGCATATACTCGGATTCATGGAACATATTCTCTGTGAATAAAAGGGAACACTGTACTTAACTTGCttactcttctctctcccttagGAAGTATCATATGAATACCCCATGGAATATTATAATCAGACATCAACTGATTTCATCTTATTGGGGCTGTTCCCACCATCAAGAATTGGacttttcctcttcattctcataattttcattttcttaatggctcTAATTGGCAACCAATCCATGATCCTCCTCATTCTCCTGGATGCCCACCTCCACACACCCATGTATTTCTTACTTAGTCAGCTCTCCCTCATTGACATCAACTACATCTCCACCATTGTCCCCAAGATGGCTTCTGGGTTTCTGTTTGGAAACAAGTCCATCTCCTTCATTGGATGTGGAGTTCAGAGTTTCTTCTTCCTGACGTTAGGAGGTGCAGAAGCACTGCTCCTGACATCTATGGCCTATGATCGTTATGTGGCTATTTGCTTTCCTCTGCACTATCCTGTCCGTATGAGCAAAAGAGTATGTGTGCTGATGATAACAGGATCTTGGATAATGGGCTCAATCAACGCTTGTGCCCACACTGTATATACACTCCATATGCCTTATTGCCGATCAAGGGCCATTAATCATTTTTTCTGTGATGTCCCAGCCATGTTGTCTCTGGCCTGCATGGACACCTGGGTATATGAAGGCACAGTGTTTTTGAGCACCATCATCTTTCTCGTGTTTCCATTCATTGTTATTGCCTGTTCCTATGGTCGAGTTCTCCTTGCTGTCTACTGCATGCACTCAgcagaaggcaggaagaaggcCTATTCAACCTGTAGCACCCACCTCACTGTGGTGACTTTCTACTATGCTCCCTTTGCTTACACCTACCTACGCTCAAGATCCCTCCGATCTCCAACAGAGGACAAGGCTCTGGCTGTGTTCTACACGATCCTCACCCCAATGCTCAACCCTATCATCTACAGCCTAAGAAACAGGGAGGTGATGGGGGCCCTGAGACGAGTGATTCACAGAATTTGCTCTGTGAAAACGTAGACACACTTTCTGCCTTTGTCCCCAGCACTCAAGCGTACATCTGTGAAAGTATATAGTAATTCCAAATATCATTTAATGAATagagaaagaactaaaaataatctggagaagaggaaaatcaaTCATAGGTGGACAAAATTGTCTTACAAGTATTTGtacaatttcaaataaattttttttttcttcatggagTTTCTTCCCTCAATTTTGAAAGCATTTAGGTTTTACTATTGTATTgtcaatgagaattttttttttttttggcatatagaaatgaaaatgaaaactgccTAACTGAAGTTGCCATTCAGTATACCAATTTtactattttcaatttattttctgattactttcaatttattatttgttttcatctaaaacagaaatataaatattttctgagtggGTAGACCTAATTGAATGATGCcataatatttcctatttttctcataCATGCTCATATGTAGGCTCATTATGCACTATTGATTTGCCTGTACCAgtcattctttctttcaatttAGGGAACTTATTGTTACAGGGATTTAGCAGAGAGCTCATCAGGGTTTCTGGAGTCCTTTTCCTACTCTGGATGGGATAGGAAAAATTTATGCTTCTTGTAAGGGAACAAATCCTACAGAAGTGATTTAACATCAGGGATATCTCAGATCAACAATAAGGACCAGGAGGTGCAAACAGAGATCAAGAATGATTCGAGGTTAATTATAAGATAAGTGGGTCAAGTTTTTATCTAATCAGTGGGATCTAGGAATGTCAAGGAAATTCCTACTGTCCTTCCTTACACTCAGCACACACTCTGCTTATATCCTAAATATCCACTGTACCTCCTATATTAAGTAATATCTGTCAGTTGGGGTTTTATTGTCCACTCACTACATCTCATACTTCCACTGAAAGGAATTGACAAAATATCTATGGggacatttcattcattcatattattGCTTTGTCACCTCCCTAAACACATTTTACCATTACATCCAATAATAGTGCCTTAGCTCAGGTGAACTTCCTGTGCAAAATGTTATCATTGCCCTGCACTATCATGCATAGAAATACTCTTCACTCTCTGAGGCATGGCAGGAAGGAGATGGGTTAAGGAATCTCCATGATTTgcagtgcaaaataaaatatggaacCCATTGTTTGAAGAGCAAGGAAAAATGCCATTGAAGGTATGAAaacataaagactttttaaaattaatgtactgatataaaatgcaatgaaattaCAAACATTCTGGTGTcataattttatagataataagtagcaatattttatcatatatttattgaacataagATTTTTCTGACTcacatttctctcatttattttattagaaaataaaaatatatactgttaGCAATGTCAGTTTCAATCAATACAATTAAAAGTGCTGCTTGTCATTCATGGTACATGCTAGGTACAATTcctattgattttaaattttaaaaatagtttgttgtTTATGCTTCTTGGACAGTGAAGTGTGTTTATATGCCATAAAAACTTTAAGATAAATCCctgagaaattatttcaaaataaaaaaatattatacatcttTAGCTGATGATActtaaggaatatatttttctaaaaaggtCCAgtatttgccaggcatggtggctcacacctgtaatcctagcacactgggaggctgaggtggaaggattgcttgaggtcaggatttcatCCCCgtgatgcagggatggttcaacatatgaaaatctgtaaacataattcaccacataaacagaagtaaaaacaaagatcatgTGATCTtcttaataaatgcagaaaaagcattcaacagcattcagcacccttttatggtaagaatgcttaacaaaataggcatagataggatttacctcaaaatgataaaagccatgtatggtaaacccacagccaatatcatactgaacagggaaaaactcaaagcattcccacttagaactgtaaccagacaaggttgccctctattaccacttctattcaacatagtgcttgaACTTCTAGTCCGAGCaaacaggcaagagaaggaaattaagggcatccaaatggggacagaagaggttaAATTGTCactgatatgatcttatatctagaaaacctaaagattctgccatgagactactggaattgataaacaaatacaGCAGAATCTCAGTTTacaaatcaatgtacacaaatcagtagcaccTGAAtcacagtcaaactgagaaccaaattaaacactcaatatttttcctaatagcaacaaagaaaataaaatacctaggaatatgtttaactaagaaggtaaaagacctctacaaggataATTATgagacactgaggaaggaaatagcagaggacttaaatagatggaaaaccataccatgctcatgatcggtagaatcaacactgttaaaatgtctatactaccaaaagtgatctacagattcaatgcaatcccttttaaaatatccacatcatttttcacagacctagaagaaataattctatgcttcgtatggaaccagagaggaCTCTGTATAGCAAACTCAatcttaagccaaaagaacaaattgggaagcattaATTTTCCACACTTCAAGCTATaatacaaggctacagtaaccaaaaaatcatggtactggcacaagaacagagaaatagaccaatggaacagaactgagaataaaGATACGAAACCAtgttcatatagccatctgatctttcacaaagcagacaaaaacatacaccggGGGAAAGAActtttattcaaaaaatggtTCTGGGAAACTAGGATAGCCACATGAAACAGGATCAAagtctctcacctctcacaagcatcaactcatgatggataacagacttaaacctaaggcatgaaactgtaagaattgtagaagacaatgttggaaaaactcttctagacatcagcctaaggaaagaatttatgaagaccacaaaggcaatcacaaccacagcaaaaataaataaatgggacccaatcaaattaaaaagcatctggGTGTGCCCTGAGGCCTATGTATACGAGGACAGTTGGTCACTCATTCAGAGATAAGGTGGCTCCTGATAAAACATTCTATCTCTACTGCCTTGCAT
Above is a genomic segment from Lemur catta isolate mLemCat1 chromosome 13, mLemCat1.pri, whole genome shotgun sequence containing:
- the LOC123648937 gene encoding olfactory receptor 2L3, which codes for MEYYNQTSTDFILLGLFPPSRIGLFLFILIIFIFLMALIGNQSMILLILLDAHLHTPMYFLLSQLSLIDINYISTIVPKMASGFLFGNKSISFIGCGVQSFFFLTLGGAEALLLTSMAYDRYVAICFPLHYPVRMSKRVCVLMITGSWIMGSINACAHTVYTLHMPYCRSRAINHFFCDVPAMLSLACMDTWVYEGTVFLSTIIFLVFPFIVIACSYGRVLLAVYCMHSAEGRKKAYSTCSTHLTVVTFYYAPFAYTYLRSRSLRSPTEDKALAVFYTILTPMLNPIIYSLRNREVMGALRRVIHRICSVKT